The following coding sequences are from one Granulicella sp. L56 window:
- the hslU gene encoding ATP-dependent protease ATPase subunit HslU codes for MAIFLPGTADDQALALDEMTPREIVAELDKYVVGQHAAKRAVAIALRNRMRRQKLPPELAEEIMPKNIIMIGPTGVGKTEIARRLAKLTNSPFLKVEASKFTEVGYVGRDVESIVRDLVEIAIDMVREEKMDEVEDKAELAAEDRLLDLLLPPTPTPAATTAAAATHEAGSNVIQLPAATPTNDDDDEKPGEREQRTREKLRQQFREGKLDERMVELDVRDRNQPSFEVFSNQGSEEMDINLKDMLPGLFGNRTKKRKMKVSDAFEYLVQEEENRLIDMDQVNRLAVERVEDSGMVFLDEIDKIAGREGGHGPDVSREGVQRDILPIVEGTTVNTKYGMVSTDHILFIAAGAFHVSKPSDLIPELQGRFPIRVELQSLTVDDFVRILTEPKSSLVKQATALLETEGLKLEFTKEAIAEMAQFAFRVNETTENIGARRLHTILERVLDEISFQAPDLFKSPRTEVTEEGVVGEIGASAPLKEGEKAAPPLPVIERQTANGVEKVIVVDPEYVRQQVASIVKDQDLSRYIL; via the coding sequence ATGGCAATTTTTTTACCGGGAACTGCGGACGATCAGGCGCTTGCGCTCGATGAGATGACGCCGCGAGAGATCGTCGCGGAGCTGGACAAGTACGTTGTTGGGCAACATGCGGCCAAGCGGGCCGTGGCCATCGCGCTGCGGAACCGGATGCGGCGACAGAAGCTCCCACCCGAGCTTGCCGAAGAGATCATGCCCAAGAACATCATCATGATCGGGCCGACCGGCGTTGGCAAAACCGAGATTGCGCGTCGGCTGGCCAAGCTGACGAATTCGCCCTTTTTGAAGGTAGAAGCCAGCAAATTTACCGAGGTCGGCTACGTTGGCCGCGACGTCGAGTCGATTGTGCGCGACCTGGTGGAGATCGCCATCGACATGGTGCGCGAAGAGAAGATGGACGAGGTGGAAGACAAGGCCGAGCTTGCAGCCGAAGACCGCCTGCTCGACCTGCTGCTGCCGCCTACTCCTACCCCTGCGGCTACTACCGCCGCTGCGGCGACCCACGAGGCCGGGAGCAACGTGATTCAGTTGCCTGCGGCCACTCCGACGAACGACGATGACGACGAGAAGCCGGGCGAGCGCGAGCAGCGAACGCGGGAGAAGTTGCGCCAGCAGTTCCGCGAGGGCAAGCTCGACGAGCGCATGGTCGAACTCGACGTGCGCGACCGCAACCAGCCCAGCTTTGAGGTCTTCAGCAATCAAGGCTCGGAAGAGATGGACATCAACCTGAAGGACATGCTGCCGGGGTTGTTTGGCAACCGGACCAAGAAGCGCAAGATGAAGGTCTCCGATGCATTTGAATACCTGGTGCAGGAGGAGGAGAACCGGCTGATCGACATGGATCAGGTAAACCGGCTGGCCGTGGAGCGGGTCGAGGATTCGGGAATGGTCTTTCTCGATGAGATCGACAAGATCGCTGGACGCGAAGGCGGCCACGGCCCGGATGTATCCCGCGAGGGCGTGCAGCGCGACATTCTCCCCATCGTTGAAGGAACTACGGTCAACACCAAGTATGGGATGGTCTCGACTGACCACATCTTGTTCATTGCCGCTGGAGCTTTCCATGTCTCCAAACCCAGCGACCTGATTCCTGAGTTGCAAGGCCGTTTTCCCATCCGGGTAGAGCTACAGTCGTTGACGGTAGATGACTTTGTGCGGATTCTGACCGAGCCGAAGTCGTCGCTGGTGAAACAAGCCACCGCACTGCTGGAGACAGAGGGCCTGAAGCTGGAGTTCACCAAGGAGGCCATTGCGGAGATGGCTCAATTCGCGTTCCGTGTGAACGAAACGACTGAAAACATTGGCGCGCGGCGGCTACACACGATTCTGGAGCGGGTGCTGGACGAGATCAGCTTCCAGGCCCCCGACCTGTTCAAGAGCCCTCGCACCGAGGTGACAGAAGAGGGCGTTGTGGGCGAGATTGGGGCTTCGGCGCCGCTGAAAGAGGGCGAAAAGGCCGCTCCTCCGCTCCCTGTGATCGAGCGCCAGACGGCGAATGGCGTGGAGAAGGTCATTGTGGTAGACCCGGAGTACGTGCGGCAGCAAGTCGCTTCGATTGTGAAGGACCAGGACCTGTCTCGTTATATTTTGTAG
- the hslV gene encoding ATP-dependent protease subunit HslV, with translation MKPLSSSPIREKTRLKAASAPLAHPLDLGEGRRIRSTTVICVRRGDSVVMAADGQVSLGSTIMKGSAKKIRRLYQDKVLAGFAGSTADAFSLFARFETKLEQYAGNLGRAAVELAKDWRTDKMLRQLEALLIVADPKQTFLLSGTGDVIDPDEGIATIGSGGSYALASARALMENTDLSAREIAVKSLKIAGQICIYTNDQMTIEELKAE, from the coding sequence ATGAAGCCTCTTTCCTCGTCCCCAATTCGTGAGAAAACCCGCCTGAAAGCTGCCTCTGCTCCGCTCGCCCACCCGCTCGATCTGGGTGAGGGTCGGCGTATCCGCTCGACTACTGTGATCTGCGTACGGCGCGGCGACTCGGTCGTCATGGCCGCCGATGGGCAGGTGTCGCTCGGATCCACGATCATGAAGGGCTCGGCGAAGAAGATTCGCCGTCTCTATCAGGATAAAGTTCTGGCCGGTTTCGCCGGATCGACGGCGGATGCCTTCTCGCTGTTTGCGCGATTCGAGACCAAGCTGGAGCAGTACGCCGGAAATCTTGGCCGCGCCGCGGTGGAGCTTGCCAAGGACTGGCGCACCGACAAGATGCTGCGACAGCTTGAGGCCCTGCTGATTGTGGCCGATCCCAAGCAAACATTTCTGCTGAGCGGGACGGGCGATGTAATCGACCCCGATGAAGGCATTGCCACCATCGGCAGCGGCGGCAGCTATGCGCTGGCGAGCGCGCGAGCGCTGATGGAAAATACGGATCTGTCGGCGCGAGAGATCGCGGTCAAGAGTCTAAAGATTGCCGGTCAGATCTGTATCTACACGAACGACCAGATGACGATTGAAGAGTTGAAGGCGGAGTAA
- a CDS encoding Nramp family divalent metal transporter: MADLRSSPSAGTETEPVADSAVALTAASGSVAAPRGFKFRRNELWTYFGPAFVASVAYIDPGNFATNIEGGSRFGYRLLWVLLWSNAMAILIQYLSAKLGIVTGLTLPQNCRKHFSRPMTIFLWAAAEVSAIATDLAEFLGAALGLYLLVGPAMLAHGWTRTETMFAAALISAVAVFLILALDLAGYQWLEWGIMAFVGVIGLCYGFEVFLVHPDWKLAAYRTLLPTLDPKQLHTSLYVAVGMLGATVMPHVIYLHSALVQPRVAELKKKPMLPGSSRRRKYLRFELIDVLVAMNGAWLINSAMILMAAVAFSHLANPVTTIEQAHETLGPLLGPVSATVFAVALLCSGLSSSTVGVMAGQVIIEGFLDIKFSIFLRRLITIIPALLVIGVGLDPLKILILSQVVLSFTLPFALIPLLILTNRQTVMKTFVSARRTKIAGWVAVGIILTLNVVLLEQIAFGG, from the coding sequence ATGGCAGACCTTCGATCATCGCCGTCTGCCGGTACGGAGACGGAACCGGTTGCTGACTCGGCGGTTGCGCTGACGGCGGCGAGTGGATCGGTGGCGGCTCCACGCGGCTTCAAGTTCCGGCGGAACGAGCTTTGGACGTACTTCGGGCCGGCGTTTGTGGCTTCGGTAGCGTATATCGATCCGGGAAACTTCGCGACCAACATCGAAGGCGGCAGCCGGTTTGGGTATCGGCTGCTATGGGTGCTGTTGTGGTCGAATGCGATGGCCATTCTCATCCAGTATCTTTCGGCCAAGTTGGGGATTGTGACCGGGCTGACGCTGCCGCAAAACTGCCGCAAGCATTTTTCGCGGCCCATGACGATCTTTCTCTGGGCGGCAGCAGAGGTCTCGGCCATTGCGACCGATCTCGCAGAGTTCCTGGGAGCGGCTCTGGGGCTTTACCTTCTGGTCGGCCCGGCGATGCTGGCACATGGATGGACGCGCACGGAGACGATGTTTGCAGCGGCGTTGATCTCTGCGGTGGCGGTGTTTTTGATTCTGGCGCTGGATCTCGCGGGCTACCAGTGGCTGGAGTGGGGCATCATGGCCTTCGTCGGTGTGATTGGGCTGTGCTACGGCTTCGAGGTCTTCCTGGTGCATCCGGACTGGAAGCTGGCGGCGTACCGGACGCTGTTGCCGACGCTCGATCCGAAACAGCTTCACACCAGTCTGTACGTGGCTGTGGGAATGCTCGGCGCGACGGTGATGCCGCATGTGATCTATCTGCACTCGGCGCTGGTACAGCCGCGTGTGGCGGAGTTGAAGAAGAAGCCGATGCTGCCGGGGTCTTCGCGCCGACGCAAGTATCTGCGCTTCGAGTTGATTGATGTGCTTGTGGCGATGAACGGAGCATGGCTCATTAATTCAGCGATGATCCTGATGGCGGCCGTTGCGTTTTCGCACTTGGCTAATCCTGTCACGACCATCGAGCAGGCGCACGAGACGCTGGGTCCACTGCTGGGGCCGGTCTCGGCTACAGTGTTCGCCGTGGCCTTGCTGTGCTCCGGACTTTCCTCTTCGACCGTGGGTGTGATGGCTGGACAGGTGATTATCGAAGGGTTTCTCGATATCAAGTTCTCTATCTTTCTGCGGCGGCTGATTACGATCATTCCAGCGTTGCTGGTGATCGGGGTAGGGCTCGATCCGTTGAAGATTCTGATCCTTTCGCAGGTGGTATTGAGCTTCACGCTGCCGTTTGCACTGATTCCGCTGCTGATCCTGACCAACCGGCAGACGGTGATGAAGACGTTTGTCAGCGCAAGGCGAACGAAGATCGCAGGATGGGTGGCAGTTGGCATCATCCTTACGCTGAATGTCGTGCTGCTGGAGCAGATCGCCTTCGGCGGCTAG
- a CDS encoding metal-dependent transcriptional regulator, whose amino-acid sequence MSPRQQANRNSESVDNYLKAILSLGGGEQRRVTSTALADHLGVAPASITNMLQKLAAAPTPLVEYERHRGVQLSAAGKRRALEVLRHHRLIETFLYEVLDYPIEEIHEEAERLEHFISERFEERIAAKLGHPRIDPHGHSIPTMEGEMTEQNSILLTDVQQEGIFVIDSISDRDAHTLRQFKTSGIKPGARLRVRKKTAIEGYSVSVGRSSTAFDLSREAAADIRLLPCAK is encoded by the coding sequence ATGTCACCCCGCCAACAGGCAAACCGCAACAGCGAATCTGTCGATAACTACCTCAAGGCCATTCTGTCGCTGGGCGGCGGGGAGCAGCGCCGCGTCACCAGCACCGCCCTTGCCGATCATCTTGGTGTAGCTCCAGCCTCGATCACCAACATGCTGCAAAAACTGGCCGCCGCCCCCACGCCGCTGGTCGAATACGAACGCCATCGCGGGGTGCAGCTATCCGCGGCGGGGAAGCGCCGAGCGCTCGAAGTGCTGCGCCACCATCGCCTCATCGAGACCTTTCTCTACGAAGTCCTTGACTACCCCATCGAAGAGATCCACGAAGAGGCCGAGCGACTGGAGCACTTCATCTCTGAGCGCTTTGAAGAGCGGATCGCCGCCAAGCTGGGGCATCCTCGCATTGATCCGCACGGTCACTCCATCCCCACCATGGAAGGCGAGATGACCGAACAGAATTCCATTTTGCTCACCGACGTTCAGCAGGAAGGGATCTTCGTCATCGACAGCATCTCCGACCGAGACGCCCATACTCTGCGGCAGTTCAAAACCAGCGGCATCAAGCCCGGAGCTAGGCTTCGCGTCAGAAAAAAAACCGCGATTGAGGGCTATTCTGTAAGTGTTGGCCGATCCTCTACGGCCTTCGACCTTTCACGCGAGGCTGCCGCCGACATCCGGCTCCTCCCTTGCGCGAAATAA
- the purD gene encoding phosphoribosylamine--glycine ligase produces the protein MKVLVIGGGGREHALVWSLLKSLQVNEVVCAPGNGGITQIARCLPVDVNSLASMVEAVEAERPDLTVIGPEVPLSLGIVDELTRRNLRVFGPTQAAAKLESSKAFAKEFMQRHGIPTAAYAVCTTLDEVREQLNHFTLPVVVKADGLAAGKGVVICETRLQAESAAAEMFSGVLLGTHETEIVLEEFLTGEELSFFALCDGKHAAPIASAQDHKRVGEGDTGPNTGGMGAYSTDGLTTTAMREWLTKNVAQKVVDGMASEGQPFKGILFCGIMMTPRGPMVLEFNTRFGDPETQAILLRMQSNIVDLFNASIDGTANALDIRMHPGASVCVIAASGGYPGKYASGKPIHGIPDQSGKDVVIFHSGTAIKDGQLVTAGGRVLAITAMAPDLRTALDLAYAELAKISFEGMQFRRDIGHRALALEQR, from the coding sequence ATGAAAGTTCTGGTAATCGGCGGCGGTGGCCGCGAGCACGCCCTTGTCTGGTCGCTCCTCAAATCGCTGCAGGTCAACGAGGTCGTTTGCGCTCCCGGCAATGGCGGCATCACGCAGATCGCCCGCTGTCTCCCTGTCGACGTCAATAGCCTTGCCTCCATGGTGGAGGCAGTCGAAGCCGAACGCCCTGACCTTACCGTCATCGGCCCGGAGGTTCCCCTCTCCCTCGGCATCGTCGACGAGCTGACTCGCCGCAATCTCCGTGTCTTTGGCCCGACGCAGGCTGCCGCCAAGCTCGAATCGAGCAAGGCCTTCGCTAAGGAATTTATGCAGCGCCATGGCATTCCTACTGCTGCCTACGCCGTCTGCACCACCCTAGATGAGGTGCGCGAGCAGCTCAATCATTTCACGCTGCCGGTTGTGGTCAAGGCCGACGGTCTGGCCGCAGGCAAAGGCGTGGTCATCTGCGAGACCCGCTTGCAGGCTGAATCCGCCGCCGCCGAGATGTTCAGCGGCGTGCTGCTCGGCACTCACGAGACCGAGATCGTGCTCGAAGAGTTCCTTACCGGCGAAGAGCTGTCGTTCTTTGCACTCTGCGACGGCAAACACGCTGCACCGATTGCCTCCGCTCAGGACCACAAGCGCGTCGGCGAGGGCGACACCGGCCCCAACACCGGCGGTATGGGAGCCTATTCGACCGATGGTCTTACCACGACGGCGATGCGCGAGTGGCTCACCAAAAACGTTGCGCAAAAGGTCGTCGACGGCATGGCGTCCGAGGGGCAGCCCTTCAAAGGCATTCTCTTCTGCGGCATCATGATGACTCCTCGCGGCCCGATGGTGCTCGAATTCAACACCCGCTTCGGCGATCCCGAGACCCAGGCCATCCTTCTCCGTATGCAGTCCAATATCGTCGACCTCTTTAACGCCTCGATCGATGGCACAGCTAACGCGCTCGACATCAGGATGCATCCCGGTGCCAGCGTCTGCGTCATCGCAGCCAGCGGAGGCTATCCCGGCAAGTATGCCTCGGGTAAGCCCATCCACGGCATTCCCGATCAGTCGGGCAAAGATGTAGTGATCTTTCACTCCGGCACCGCGATCAAGGACGGCCAGCTCGTCACCGCAGGAGGCCGCGTGCTGGCTATCACGGCGATGGCGCCTGACCTGCGCACTGCACTTGATCTTGCCTACGCCGAACTAGCGAAGATATCGTTCGAGGGGATGCAATTCCGCCGCGACATTGGCCACCGCGCATTGGCATTGGAACAGAGGTAA
- a CDS encoding DinB family protein — protein MVALTGEELLAWNDKTAEQWRKLLEAHPHLLAVPCDVAGVKTVGELMQHIVAAQLRYAERLTGSPATAYDEIRYGTAAELFATHVQAMDLYRRLLADPAYDWNEEVEFVTRRAGTLVATRKTFFIHAMTHGIRHYAQLATLVRQHGVAPDWSMDYLFMGARWA, from the coding sequence ATGGTCGCGCTGACAGGCGAAGAGTTGCTGGCATGGAACGACAAGACCGCCGAGCAATGGCGAAAGCTGTTGGAAGCTCATCCACACCTGCTGGCCGTGCCCTGTGACGTGGCCGGGGTCAAGACTGTTGGCGAGTTGATGCAGCATATTGTTGCGGCGCAACTGCGCTACGCGGAACGGCTCACCGGATCGCCCGCAACGGCGTACGACGAGATTAGATACGGCACCGCGGCCGAGCTGTTTGCGACCCACGTACAAGCAATGGATCTGTACCGCAGGCTTCTCGCCGATCCGGCCTATGACTGGAATGAAGAGGTAGAGTTCGTCACGCGGCGTGCAGGCACTCTCGTGGCCACGCGCAAGACCTTCTTCATCCACGCCATGACCCACGGCATCCGCCACTATGCGCAGTTGGCCACGCTGGTGCGGCAACACGGCGTCGCGCCGGACTGGTCCATGGACTATCTGTTTATGGGGGCGCGGTGGGCTTGA
- a CDS encoding VOC family protein, producing MKKAAALLFFLASFAYAQKRPAITGIAFVRMYTADPTASTAFYKDKLGFDRSEKNGIVHYAVNDSQWLEVVPLPTPAPQSRIAAIAFTTRNAAALEQYLKAHAVAIDQPLRHGSFAVHDPEGQLVIFVQQRPTSSKAVSPQATARRVIHTGFWVHDRAKEDHFWRDILGFRPLWFGGQHDGETDYVSSQVPDGTDWIEYMLNREANPNPHSLGSMNHFSLGVAHMSDAVQALARNGCSGPECRKTQMGRDGKIQLNLFDPDLTRVEYMEFKPSGPICCSPFTGPPPTETENR from the coding sequence ATGAAAAAAGCCGCCGCTCTGCTTTTCTTTCTCGCGTCCTTCGCCTACGCGCAGAAGCGTCCCGCCATCACCGGCATCGCGTTCGTCCGCATGTATACGGCAGATCCAACGGCCTCCACTGCCTTTTACAAGGACAAACTGGGCTTCGACCGAAGCGAAAAAAACGGCATCGTCCACTATGCCGTCAATGACTCGCAATGGCTTGAGGTCGTTCCTCTGCCCACGCCCGCACCGCAGTCCCGAATTGCTGCCATCGCCTTCACTACTCGTAATGCCGCCGCGCTTGAGCAATATCTCAAGGCCCACGCAGTCGCCATCGACCAGCCTCTGCGCCACGGCAGTTTCGCGGTCCACGACCCTGAAGGCCAATTGGTCATCTTCGTCCAGCAGCGCCCGACCTCATCGAAGGCGGTGTCGCCCCAGGCCACGGCTCGCCGTGTAATCCACACTGGCTTCTGGGTCCACGACCGCGCCAAAGAGGACCACTTCTGGCGCGACATCCTCGGCTTCCGTCCGCTTTGGTTCGGCGGCCAGCACGATGGCGAGACCGACTACGTCAGCAGCCAGGTCCCTGATGGCACCGACTGGATTGAGTACATGCTCAACCGCGAGGCCAACCCCAACCCGCATTCGCTCGGCAGTATGAACCACTTCTCGCTCGGCGTAGCCCACATGAGCGACGCCGTGCAGGCGCTCGCCCGCAACGGCTGCTCTGGCCCCGAGTGCCGCAAAACCCAGATGGGACGCGACGGCAAGATTCAGCTCAACCTCTTCGATCCAGATCTTACCCGGGTGGAGTACATGGAGTTCAAGCCCTCCGGCCCCATCTGCTGCTCACCCTTCACCGGCCCTCCGCCTACCGAGACAGAGAACCGTTAG
- the purF gene encoding amidophosphoribosyltransferase has product MDEEDGTPFDKLREECGVMAIYNHPDAARMTYWGLYSLQHRGQESGGIASADGQNVNDIKGMGLVSEIFTDDVLAKLPGHIAIGHTRYSTTGDSALLNAQPISVESTKGLIAIAHNGNLVNLGTARERLERDGALFQTTSDSEIIIQLIAHSKENTLVDCIADSLSQVEGAFSIVMMTRNRIFAARDPHGFRPLAMGRIAGENGAPDTFVFASETCAFDLLHAKYEREVKPGELIMVSEDGVTSRYFDTTTKQASCIFEHVYFARPDSKIFGRWVQQSRAEMGRQLARDSGVPADLIVPVPDSGVTAAIGYAEESGIPFNLGLIRNHYVGRTFIQPEQRVRDFGVRMKLNPVRSLLEGKRVVLIDDSIIRGTTSRKIVRMVRAAGAKEVHLRISCPPTISPCFYGVDTPSKKDLIAANNSVEEIRKFIEADSLAYLSLDGLVHCCTEGDAEPNTYCTACYTGNYPTQWVDVSEILPATVSV; this is encoded by the coding sequence ATGGACGAAGAGGACGGTACCCCGTTCGATAAGCTGCGCGAAGAGTGCGGCGTGATGGCGATCTATAACCATCCCGATGCGGCGCGGATGACCTACTGGGGCCTGTATTCGTTGCAGCATCGCGGGCAGGAGTCCGGCGGCATCGCCTCAGCCGATGGGCAGAATGTGAACGACATCAAGGGCATGGGCCTGGTGTCGGAGATCTTTACCGACGATGTGCTCGCGAAGCTGCCTGGGCATATTGCGATTGGGCATACGCGCTACTCGACGACAGGTGATTCGGCTCTGCTGAACGCGCAGCCGATCTCGGTCGAAAGCACCAAGGGTTTGATCGCCATTGCGCATAACGGCAACCTGGTGAACCTGGGTACGGCGCGGGAGCGGCTGGAGCGCGATGGCGCGCTCTTCCAGACGACATCGGACTCGGAGATCATCATCCAGTTGATCGCGCACTCCAAAGAAAACACCTTGGTGGACTGCATCGCCGATTCGCTATCGCAGGTCGAGGGCGCGTTTTCGATTGTGATGATGACGCGCAACCGCATCTTTGCGGCGCGCGATCCCCATGGATTCAGACCGCTGGCGATGGGAAGGATTGCAGGCGAGAACGGCGCTCCGGATACGTTTGTATTTGCCTCGGAGACCTGTGCCTTCGATCTGCTGCACGCCAAGTACGAGCGCGAGGTAAAGCCGGGCGAATTGATTATGGTGTCGGAGGATGGCGTGACCAGCCGCTACTTCGACACGACGACGAAACAGGCGAGCTGCATCTTCGAGCATGTTTATTTTGCGCGGCCTGACTCGAAGATCTTTGGACGCTGGGTACAGCAGTCGCGGGCGGAGATGGGCCGGCAGTTGGCGCGCGATTCGGGTGTTCCTGCTGACCTGATCGTTCCGGTACCGGACTCCGGCGTGACCGCGGCGATTGGCTATGCGGAGGAGTCAGGAATTCCTTTCAATCTTGGCCTGATCCGCAACCATTATGTTGGGCGCACCTTCATTCAGCCCGAGCAGCGGGTGCGAGACTTTGGCGTAAGGATGAAGCTGAACCCGGTGCGGTCGCTGCTCGAAGGCAAACGAGTCGTGTTGATCGACGACTCGATCATCCGGGGAACAACTTCGCGGAAGATTGTGCGCATGGTTCGCGCTGCGGGAGCGAAGGAAGTGCATCTGCGCATCTCGTGTCCGCCTACGATTTCTCCTTGTTTTTATGGAGTGGATACTCCAAGCAAAAAGGACCTGATCGCTGCGAATAACTCCGTAGAAGAGATTCGCAAGTTTATCGAGGCAGACTCGCTGGCTTATCTCTCGCTGGATGGGTTGGTTCATTGCTGCACCGAGGGCGATGCCGAGCCGAACACGTATTGCACGGCTTGCTACACCGGAAACTATCCCACGCAGTGGGTGGATGTTTCGGAGATTTTGCCAGCTACGGTGAGTGTTTAA
- the purL gene encoding phosphoribosylformylglycinamidine synthase subunit PurL translates to MPNTQVQHPVQTPSPATITPALLKQHSITPDEYTRIEAALGRTPSLTELGIFSVMWSEHCSYKSSRVHLKRLPTESKLVVQGPGENAGIIDVGDGWACAFKIESHNHPSYIEPYQGAATGVGGILRDIFTMNARPLAVMDSLRFGPLDEAEPDEALRRKNHQVATGIVHGVAGYGNCFGVPNLGGETRFETCYSGNPLLNAFALGLVKRDEIFYAKATGVGNPVIYVGAKTGRDGIHGATMASEEFTEGSEQKRPNVQMGDPFMEKLLLEACLEAMATGAVLGIQDMGAAGLTCSTCEMGGRGELGLTVELDLVPQRETGMTSYEIMLSESQERMLLVADKPRAQEVLDVFKKWGLDASIVGTVTAKPNMVITQHGELMADIPNKSLTDDAPLYHRPVGTWKAPVPVDPPAAALEELKKPRDYTADLKKLLASANICDKRWVYEQYDSMVQTNTVQGPGSEAGVMRIKDSGSAGHERGLAMALAGNGRWTYLDPKLGAMHAVAEAARKVACTGATPVAATNCLNFGNPEKPEIMAQLSNAIDGIAEACIALGTPITGGNVSLYNETKGEGIYPTPVLGIVGIIEDVTKSVPSGFRKGGERIILLSANGSQDGLQSFGSSDYAKTVLNSFWGTPPQLEIAKEAELHKCLAALADERLITSASDISDGGIAIALAKASFAKGVGAAVSLDHFNGDVIAAELFNEEASAVVVTCTDAAFARLTEVCGQFGSITVRDIGTTGGPVLDIFTPKGSAISDSVSALKSVWAGALDAQLADEVVTA, encoded by the coding sequence ATGCCCAATACGCAAGTTCAGCACCCAGTTCAGACCCCCTCCCCCGCCACCATTACACCGGCGCTGCTTAAGCAGCACAGCATCACGCCGGACGAGTACACGCGCATCGAAGCCGCGCTTGGACGTACGCCCAGCCTGACCGAGCTGGGAATCTTTTCCGTGATGTGGTCGGAGCATTGCTCCTACAAGTCGTCGCGGGTACACCTGAAGCGGCTGCCGACCGAGAGCAAGCTGGTCGTGCAAGGGCCGGGAGAGAACGCCGGCATCATCGACGTGGGCGACGGCTGGGCCTGCGCTTTTAAGATCGAGTCGCACAATCACCCCAGCTATATCGAGCCTTATCAGGGCGCGGCAACCGGCGTTGGCGGCATTTTGCGCGACATCTTTACGATGAACGCAAGACCGCTGGCGGTGATGGATTCGCTGCGATTTGGGCCACTGGATGAGGCCGAGCCGGATGAGGCGCTACGGCGGAAGAACCATCAGGTTGCGACCGGCATCGTGCACGGCGTGGCCGGATATGGGAACTGTTTTGGCGTTCCGAACCTTGGCGGCGAGACAAGATTTGAGACCTGCTACTCGGGCAATCCGCTGCTGAACGCCTTTGCGCTGGGGCTGGTGAAGCGCGACGAGATCTTCTACGCCAAGGCGACCGGCGTGGGCAATCCGGTGATTTACGTGGGCGCGAAGACTGGGCGCGACGGAATTCATGGCGCGACGATGGCCAGCGAAGAGTTCACCGAAGGCAGCGAGCAGAAGCGCCCCAACGTGCAGATGGGCGATCCGTTTATGGAGAAGCTGCTGCTGGAGGCCTGCCTCGAAGCGATGGCGACCGGCGCGGTGCTGGGCATTCAGGACATGGGCGCGGCGGGCTTGACCTGCTCTACCTGCGAGATGGGCGGCCGCGGCGAACTGGGATTGACGGTTGAGCTGGATCTGGTGCCGCAGCGCGAGACGGGGATGACCAGCTACGAGATTATGCTGTCGGAGTCGCAGGAGCGGATGCTGCTGGTGGCCGACAAGCCGCGCGCGCAAGAGGTCCTCGACGTCTTCAAGAAGTGGGGTCTGGATGCTTCGATCGTCGGCACCGTTACGGCAAAGCCGAATATGGTCATCACGCAGCATGGTGAACTGATGGCCGATATTCCCAATAAGAGCCTCACCGACGACGCTCCGCTGTACCACCGTCCGGTAGGCACGTGGAAGGCTCCGGTACCAGTCGATCCTCCGGCTGCGGCGCTGGAAGAGCTGAAGAAGCCTCGTGACTATACCGCCGACCTGAAGAAGCTGCTGGCGAGCGCGAATATCTGCGACAAGCGCTGGGTGTATGAACAGTACGACTCGATGGTGCAGACCAACACCGTGCAGGGACCGGGCAGCGAAGCTGGCGTGATGCGCATCAAGGATTCAGGCTCTGCCGGGCACGAGCGCGGGCTGGCCATGGCGCTGGCGGGCAACGGGCGATGGACGTATCTCGATCCGAAGCTGGGTGCGATGCATGCTGTGGCTGAGGCGGCTCGAAAGGTGGCTTGTACCGGGGCAACTCCGGTAGCGGCCACGAACTGCCTGAACTTTGGCAATCCGGAGAAGCCTGAGATTATGGCGCAGCTTTCCAACGCGATTGATGGCATCGCCGAGGCCTGTATCGCGCTGGGTACGCCGATTACGGGCGGCAATGTTTCGCTCTACAACGAGACCAAGGGCGAGGGCATCTATCCGACGCCGGTACTTGGGATCGTCGGAATTATTGAAGATGTAACGAAGTCTGTCCCGAGCGGATTCCGCAAGGGTGGCGAGCGGATAATTCTGCTTTCTGCCAATGGATCGCAGGACGGTCTTCAGTCCTTTGGATCATCGGATTATGCGAAGACGGTTCTAAACTCTTTCTGGGGCACGCCGCCTCAACTTGAGATCGCGAAGGAAGCAGAGCTTCACAAGTGCCTCGCCGCGCTGGCGGATGAACGCCTGATTACATCGGCGAGCGATATCTCTGACGGCGGCATTGCGATTGCTCTGGCCAAAGCCAGTTTTGCCAAAGGGGTTGGAGCAGCAGTCAGCCTCGATCATTTCAATGGAGACGTTATCGCGGCGGAACTCTTCAACGAAGAGGCCAGCGCGGTTGTGGTGACCTGTACCGATGCCGCTTTTGCGCGGTTGACGGAGGTCTGCGGACAGTTCGGATCGATCACTGTCCGCGACATCGGTACCACGGGCGGTCCCGTACTGGACATCTTTACCCCTAAGGGCTCTGCAATCTCAGACTCGGTCTCTGCATTGAAATCTGTTTGGGCTGGTGCGCTGGACGCGCAGCTTGCGGATGAGGTGGTGACGGCATAA